tcaatttaaatcctttgcagAATGGTGTGGTTTAACTttacatttcgcagaccccagacacaATACCTCGAACTGAATAGTTGAAACAACATTAACAGAATGAGCTCGTTGCATAAAAGAAGAATTTAATATCATTGActattcagaaataattattagagccgcaaaagaatttTAACGAATCTTGGATACACTCTTAtactctacgagtaatgggtataaatatcgaaatatttttcaagcTATGGGCTTGGCAACATTTGGAAACTACACTCTCAACACTCACAGAAAACGAAATTGTTGGAAACTAAAATCTCAAAATGTACACAGCGTATTCAAGTTCACCAAAATGATCGACGGCACCCCCAAACCATTTGGAAAAATTCTCGAAACGTTTGACCGTTTCACTCTTCCCAGTAAACTAACGGTTTCCTGGCACACAGTTAAGGGGTCAGAATATATAACCAACCCCATGAGATGTAAGTGACAAGACAATAATTGATTAGAATTATTGGGCCACACATCAAAGCACTGCAAGAACCCAGCCGCCTGTGTATTATGCAGTCTCACCCCCCACCTTCCGGTGCCATTCGCTCGCATTTTCTATGTGCACCAGGGAACACCGAGCCTCCTCACCCGAATATACACAATatcaaacacaaaaacaacttCTTCACatcaaaacaagcaaaaaaaatgcagtttcCGTGAAGCTCGCACGAtactaaaacaacaacaaaacacaacaactaACTCCACTTCTTACCTACTCGACCGTCGCAAACCAAAGCATAGCATCCAGCTCGACAAAAGTACAATCTCCGCTCTTACCAACGTATCTTACTTCCTCCCCAAGCACCTCTGCCAAAACTGATTTCTCTTAATTAAGCCCAACAAGTAAACCGAAGACATGTATGGAACGATCTCGCTCCCTTAGGGCGGAAGCAAATGCTCTAATAGGACCAACCACctacaacgacgacaacaatACCTTAATGACCTCAAGATTCAACTCAAACGAATCAATGGCTTTACACACCTCAAAGACAACAGACTCAGATGACACTATGGATCATCCCGACTGCTAGTCCTGATCCTCTCACCCTTACTTTCATATGCACAaacccatacacacacaccacaaattaataatagtcCAACAAATTTAATCATGACAATTACTAAATTACAATGGAACATCCAcggtatttttaataattacaacGAACTGACACTACTTATAAAGACCACGCACCCGACATTGCTTTTTGCCATAAACCAACCTTCCATGTAATtcttcaaattttatttgccccaAAGAATATAGTGAttatttccacaatttttctTATAACACCTCAGCCAAACAATGCATTGGTTCTTATTAAAAGGAATTTCCCACATACATATCGCAACATTAACTCCAGCATACTCTGCTCCGCATTGCAGCTTAAATTTGAACAggttattaatattattaacgCGTACATCCCACCAAGTCAAATCTTTTTATCCTCTGACATATCAGAAATTCTACAAAATCTTAATGGATCCACAATACTCCTGGGTGACCTAAACTCATGGAGTCCTTTATGGGGTTCGCCGCAAAAAGCACAAGGggtaaaaaaaattgaaagcgTAATTCTTGAAAACACCCTAATTGTTTTTAACGACGATTCCCCGACTCACCTTCCAACTCACAACACTTACACAACACTCACAACACACTCATTTCGATATCTCACTGATATCTCCACAGATAGCCGATATGTGCAGCTGGTCTATATCAGATAATCTCCATGGAAGCATTCCCCAAACGAAAAGAGTGATCCACAAAGCCAAAGTGCCATGGTGGAACGCTAACCTTCAACAGCTTAGGGACCAAAAGCAATGCTTGTTCTCGTCCTACAAAGCCAATATGAATGATACAAACCTTAtcagatacaaaaaaaaatgtacttcCAAAATCTCCCCAGTATCCTCCACAAAAAAAGTCTGGTCCGTTATAAAACGCCTAGCCGGCATCCCTCCCACACCGTTCAAATATATCATATCCAACTCAGGTACTCTAACTGGATCAGTTGATATCGCCAAAGAGTTTGCCTTATCTTGGCTGAATACTCTTCTGACCAACATTTTTCAACAGAATATATACGAGAAAAAAAATCGTTATCTTTTAGAGCCCTATGTTACGTACATGCTTAGATTCCAAATTCACATTGCttgaaatagaaaattcagtagcaaaagcaaaaggaaaaagcCCTGGGACCGACAGAGTATCATACCCTATGCTCAAAAACCTATCTCTCCACCTAAAAACAAACCTTTTGGACATCTTTAATCAAATACTGAACACCGGAAAATACCCACATACATGGAGATCGGCTACCATTATCCCTATctcaaaaccaaaaaaaaacctccgATATTAACAGCTACCGTCCAATTCCTCTGTTATCTTGTCTAGGAAAAACACtagaaaaaataatagcacAAAGACTTATCTGGTTCATTAAACGCCACAACCCAATTTCCCATAATCAAGTTGcttttaaaagaaatcatacAACGATGGACGCGTCATTGAGTATCCAACACATCGCGTCGAACGCTCTTTCGACCAAAAATCATATCTTTATCATGGCGACGGATTTTGAAAGAGCCTACGATCGCGTGGGGATTCACGCCGTACTTTGCAGACTCGAGCGCTGGGGCATTGGTCCAAGACTTTATAATTGAAGCCTTCATGACCAATCGGTCCTTCAGTGTTCGACTGGACACTAgatttaacattattaaatttctatcatctaaatattcttatatacatataaggACTCTCATAGATATTACTCGCGCATTAATGCTATCTAAAATTGACTACGGACTGCCAATCTTCAGTTGGGGTGCTAAATCGCACATAAAAAAGCTACAAGCCCCATATCACGGAGCGGTCCGTCGCGCCATTCACACATTTTCCAACTATGCGGGGACGAGCTCACCGTTGACCATATTATCGACGACTGCAGTCGATTGCACTCAGTTAGATCTCAATTATTTGGTACACATAGTCTTTCGAATTGTTTAAGTAACCCATCCTGTGAAAATAtctcaaaaatttacaaaattgtCCAAAAAGCTTAGTTTATTATATGAAGTAATTAACCCCTAAGTCTCGAGTCGAAGGCctcattaaatttattaaggtTTAGTATTGTATgctatatttaattttgttaaataagtAAACTCATCCGTTGCCGGATGCCAGTGGTACATAGTGGGTGTACTTTCTGCTGCTCTTGTCGTGTTGACGAGCCTCTTGGGCGCCATGAGAAAGCTATCCGCCATTCTCACCTCGTTATTCTGACAAAGCAGACTAGTTTCATAGCGTTGGCCCACACTTTGGCCCTAGTTGTGTGGTTTATAATTCCTAAGGCGCGTGCATTTCCACTAGCTGCGACTGGAGGAGCTGGCTTCACTTCGAAGTTTTCTGTTGCTAAGTAGTCGTTAATCACCTTGTCCAGAAAATGATCCTGTGGTACTTCTCTACTTGCCCCTTCACTGATCTAAGCGCCACTCATCCTAGCATGCTGATTTTGCATTCCCAACGTACAATATTTCCAAGAGCGCATAATATAAAGCAAACAGAATCCTTGGGGATCTTTACTGTAGGTCTTCATCGACAGCCGTGCACACTTCTACGCAGCTCTAACATTTTCCCGACGTAGGGTTTGCAGCGGTAAATTAAGATTCGAGATGTGCATGCCAACGTTCCGTAGTCCATAGCGTTTCGACTTGCCTTTCTACTGATCTGTACGCTTATAATCTTGCTGCTCTCCCTTGCCACCAAACCATTGAATATAGAGCTGCTGATTCTCGCCTCTCAGGTCTAGGCTTCGAGTGAGCATCTCATCTATCATATGATGATCCTTCGTCGAACAGTGCGTATGAGCGAAGTCTGCACGCTTGAACTTGTAGACATTtgaagaatataaattataagaCTGATTAAGGGCTCTTATCTACTATTCAggaattttcaaattttttgcaaatacTTTTTGATTGTGGTAATACTTTAACTGCTGCCTGTGTTAGGTTTCAGGTCGACTTTCAAAAAGTGCGCACCATAGAAAAGTTCTGCAGGTGATTTACTCTCTTGGGGAGAAGTAAAGTGATACGACGTACTAAGGTACTTTTGTAAGAGATGATTCTACCGCCTTTAAAATGTTCGGTGACTCCAGAAGCTTACAAAAAACGCAGGGCGGATGGGGCTATGGTTAAATGACTGGAAGCAAAAAATCGTAGTTTCTGAAACAGTAGTTGGGTTTCGTTATCGCTGACTATCGTCTTTAGATAATCATTAATGTGATGATATTGTGGTTCCTATTGCAGCTGAtgacattttttaaaaacagaGAAGAGTCATCGACGCATATCTGTGTTGTAAACCAGATTGTTCAGTCTAAATATATCCCACCCTAGCTAATGTGTTCAATTTTCTTAACTGTAGCTGGATTGCCAATTTTTCAAGCGCTTTGTCAAGCCTTGCTACCAAACTTGTTTTCGTGCTAGTAGATTTATGCGAACTATTTCAAAGTGAGCGTCGTGAAGGAGGTGGTTGCGCTTCCTTGTAAGGATCGTGTACAATGTCTGATCGtggaaaatatatgtatatctggGTCGTGATCTCTATTTCCGCAGCAGCATCGATAGCACCGTAAATAGATGGACGTGTCCGACGTCGCCGTTCTATGAACTATATTACTGAAATATATATGATGTTGTATTAAATtcttatatataaaaatatacataaaggCGGCAATCCAGAAATAATGCGGGATTTGTTACCATTTATCCTCTATGCAAATGCGAGACGAGAGTATGCGGCTTCATTCAACCCTCATGCGGCTctgaacaatttggaaaaGGTAGTTCtgtgtttataaaaatattgtaaagCGGCGTTCAATAACATGAAGACGGACATagcatataaatatatcttaaatatattttaatgttaaCCCCGAGATAGATATCGTTCATACACAGCCGCATGTAAAGCTTGCAGGAAAACAATCTCACAGATTTACAAACAATGATCTAAAACCCATTGCCATTATATCAAGagaacttgaagaaaaaaTAGTATTATTACAGATAGCGCAACAAACATGACGAtctttttatacccgttactcataGAGTTAAAGGGTATATTCGTTGAAAAATAAGTAACAGAAAGAATTAACCTTTTCcgaccatatatatatatatatatatatgcagtatatatacatacatattcttgatcaggatcaatagccgagtcgttCCGTCCGTCCATCTGTCCGTCTCTCTATCTATAAACGTCAAGATCTtaggaactataaaaaaaaggttaagattaagcatacatattatagagacatagacgcaccGCAGGCTTGTTAACCCATATTGCAACGACATCTCTAACGCCCACAGTCTTgtaaaaaactttttggcacgcccactctaacgccctaaaatcACCCaaacctgccacgcccacattttgaaaaattgttgggTATTAcctcataattttattagtcgcttaaatttctatcgatttgccaaaaaacattttgccaaGCCCACTCTAACGACCTAAAACCGACCAAAATTGCCACGCCCAGAttattgaacaattttttgatattttttcacaatttaattagtCTTATCAATTTATATGGATAAGccaaacaactttttgccacgcccactcaaacGCCCAAAAATTCCACGACcagatttttaaaaatttttggatattttttcataattttgttagtcgcttaaatttctatcgatttgcaaaacaaCATTTTTACGCGCCCACTCAGCGCCCTAAAGCGGCCAAACCGGTTACACCcacatttgtttttgcattcacactagctgagtaacggctATCTAATAGTCGGGCAACTGGACTATAGAATTCTCTATAGGTTGTTAGTTGCATTAGAAAACATATTCGAGGTGAAGAATACAAGGAATTCAatcttaaatatattaaattaacacCATGTCTTAAAAGCGGGCTCTACATATCTGTatcctttatttatttattaacaatatgatcaacaaattttaagtctaaaaacaaaaaagtattAAATGGAACAGCTTTTAATGTACATAGAAGGCTAAGGCATTTACAAATGTCGAATTCATAAAATCGTAAAAATGATTACTAAAACTGCTAAAACTTTGCTCTAAAGAAATTATATAATGTGGCAAACggtaaaattgcaaaaattgtGAATATACTCTATTTAAATGTGGAACAAGCCTGTGTTTATTACAATGTTAAAGTTGGATGCTGCCTGTAATACTTTTCATCGAATCTGCTGGTAGAGAAAAAATTTCGTACCAATTTCGCAATAGAAAcaaaaattcttttttttatgttttaggTTAGAACGACATCAGTAAATATCCTGGAATTATTTGACGACCCTCGTGTACGTGCAAATTGCCAAGGACAATTCAAACTAAGTAAaattgttgtcgttgtttttgtctGTACCCTGTCTCACGCAATTATCACAgcagtattttcaattatgtaaaataaattatttattacaaattttaataGTCTTTTAAAGTAGTTCGatgttatttaatgttttgtaTGAACTATTCAAACATTTttagttaaaaatatttctagACACGGACAAAGACGGACAGGTATTGCAAGGTCAATTAAGTCTAGGCTAGTTAACTATGGTTCTGATTCGATTTATATAAAGGTTCAGATATTTGTCTTAATTAGCTTGATAAGCTGCCTTTAGCTTTTGATATTCCAAAATTCGAGCAATACCATATTCCTGGAAAATATGTGAACATTTAAAAAAGTACCTTTTATAAAAACCACTCTAAGATTACTCACCCAATAACCAAACTCAATCGCCGATGTGACATTAATTACGGACCAAAGGCTCCAGAACAGATGAGACAGCATTGTAAAGAACTGAATCTCAGCGTCTACCTTCATCAACTCCTGGCCAGTGATATTATAGTTCTCGTCATCgtgaaatttctttaaatagtTTACAATGAAGTCGCGCCGTTGCTGAACAGTTGCGCAGTTGCTGGAGTTGTGGTAGAAGTAAGGGAACTGTGGGTTAGTGTAGTCGAAAGTCCACTCAATAAAATGATTGGCAAGATCATAGCCACGGTAGTTGTAGGCACAATACTCAAAGTCGATGATAATAAGATCCGGCTCATTATCGGCCATGAAGCTGGAATCCAGGGCTGAGTCATTCGTAGTGTCCAACTCCGGGCATGGTGAAGGCGACACGCTACGTGATTTGCTATTCGACACGAAgattttttgaataaaatttaacGGGTTATCAGTTGACTTCGCTCTTGAACGATCGTGGTATACTTACTGTGTCTCCGTATCCGATATATTGCTATTTCCATCAAGGCTATCACCCAAAGTTTCGTCGAAGTTGGATctgtaaattaaataagtttgtatattttcaaattttatcgCAATTTTTGTTGGCCTTAATTTTTTGAtacattaatataatttataaatataatttaaaacaagaGATAATGcaatagtcgagttccccgaccggttcggcggctttagggcgttagagtgggcgcggcaaatcgatagaaatttgcataactgataaaatactgaaaaaatttcgaaaaatgtttcaaaagtgtgtgcgcgacagttttgggcggtttgtgggcgttagagtgggcgcgGTAACATGGGTGAACAAagttgcgctgcgtctttgcctctagaatctgtattcTATCTAGTCAACCTTACTTACTACGAGTAACGAGTacaaaaaatttcaatttgtatttaattttcagGTAATTGTAAATGGTTTAATCGGTAATACTTAATAAATGTTAGGAGTCCTTAATGTATTCAAATAGATTAAACAGAGAGCCAACAATTTGTGTAATTCAACCCACCTCAGGCTACTGATTGACTCCCGGGGGGTCCGTTCGTTTTGACCAGCTGACGGTTGTCGCATCAGAATATTACCTTCTTGCAGATCATTATGACAGAACACAA
The sequence above is a segment of the Drosophila melanogaster chromosome 2L genome. Coding sequences within it:
- the CG2201 gene encoding uncharacterized protein, isoform C, producing the protein MARELINNDDVADAAPGATQAHKRQRCDSNSRECSSSKRLHAPKQQPREVLLRIYGQTHGDHALESMITESVVFALLSERNYGPKLHGIFPGGRIEQYIPARALTTAELGEQRILKRVAEKMGEIHSLNIPMSKEPDWIWNCMQRWVSGLESIVNGSVQTNQKSSVLKKQMELMRTFDYVQEMAWIRSIIDEGDYPVVFCHNDLQEGNILMRQPSAGQNERTPRESISSLRSNFDETLGDSLDGNSNISDTETHKSRSVSPSPCPELDTTNDSALDSSFMADNEPDLIIIDFEYCAYNYRGYDLANHFIEWTFDYTNPQFPYFYHNSSNCATVQQRRDFIVNYLKKFHDDENYNITGQELMKVDAEIQFFTMLSHLFWSLWSVINVTSAIEFGYWEYGIARILEYQKLKAAYQAN